The genomic region ATTAGGGCGATAAGCGCGTACGATTTTTGCCACAGGGATGGTTAGCATTTGGCCGCTTGCTGTTTCTGCTTGGATGCTATCGCGGTTAACCTGAGCATAAAGATCGATTAATGTTTGTTGTAAATTTTCGTATTCGGCGTTGAGTTCATCACGGCGAGTGTTAATGTCAGCAAAAGCATCGGCATCGGTAGAGCCTTTGAGCTCAAGTGAGCGCTGTTTAAGACGTAAGCGCTCTAGCTCGTAGTTGATCGCACCAATTTCGTCTTTTTGAATTTCGAGAATGGCTTCGTTAATCTCAATAGCACGCTCGATGCTTTGCTCAAACTGGCCCCATAGCGTTAAGTAGGCTTCGCTTGGGTCATAGCCATCGTAGCTACCGACCACTTCATCGCCTTGTTTTAGACTGCGCAGGTAACCGTAGAAGTTGCCCCATTCGTGACGTTCTGCCGCGAATAACATGGCCGGCTTTTGACGATCCGACAGGTTGGCGTCTAATACCCAAGTAAAGTCGATACCGCCGATATCACGGTTACCGATTTTTAATAAATCGCGACGCATTGTTTCAAGGCCTTCTGGCACATCGACACCCGCACCACGCAGCTGCTCGGCCAGTACGTCTTCTACCTCGACGACTTCGCCAGCGAGAGTGATTTTTTGATCACCTTGTTGATAAGTGGCTTGCAGAATATCTGCTGGCCAGAAGTGGCTTAAACCACGTACGGCAATTAAACCTAATAGCCCTACAACCATAATGATACAGATGGCCACGGCACCGGCGTTTAACCAAACCCATGGTGACCCGGTTTTTGTCCAATTTGATAAAGAGACTTTCATTGTTCGTTATCCTCTAAGCTCGCAGTTATCAGGGGCTACAGCGAGCCGTATTTCTTACGCAAACGCTGGCGAACCAACTCTGCCAAGGTGTTAACCATGAAGGTAAACAGGAAGAGTACAAACGCAGCTAAGAAAAGAATGCGGAAATGTGTGCTTCCTACTTCGGATTCAGGCATCTCAACCGCGATGTTGGCGGCTAGCGTACGCATACCCTCAAATATGTTCATATCCATAATGGGGGTATTACCTGTCGCCATTAATACGATCATGGTTTCACCAACAGCGCGGCCCATACCAATCATTAATGCAGAGAAGATACCCGGGCTTGCCGTTGGCAAAATTACTCGAGTTAGCGTTTGCCAAGGTGTAGCGCCTAAGGCAAGTGAGCCATAGCTCAGGTGCTTAGGTACGGCAAAGATCGCATCTTCTGTGATCGAGAAGATTGTTGGAATAACCGCAAAGCCCATGGCGATACCAACCACCAGTGCGTTACGTTGGTCAAACGGTATACCGGCTTCGTTACTGATCCATAAGCGAAGGTCACCGCCAAACAACAGCTCTTCAACGGGTACGGAGATCGATAAACTCAGCATAACGGTCAAAATGATAACGGGTACCAGCAGTGCTGCATCCCAACCCTCTGGTATTAGGAAGCGAATGCGGTCGGGAACCTGCGCCCATATAAACCCAAAGAGAACTATGGAGATAGGTACGAGTATCAGAATGACGAAGATGCCCGCCAAATGCAGTTCCATGAATGGCGCTAACCATAGACCAGCCAAGAAGCCTAAAATAACAGTAGGTAAAGCTTCCATTAGCTCTATGAAAGGTTTTACTTTACGGCGCATGGCCGGAACCATGAAGTACGCTGTGTATATCGCTCCGCAGATGGCCAGTGGCGTACCTAAAAGCATGGCATAGAAGGCCGCCTTTAGTGTACCGAATGCGAGTGGCATTAAGCTGTATTTAGGTTCAAAGTCGTTGTTAGCCGCAGACGACTGCCATACATAGTCTGGCTCTTCGTAGCCTTCGTACCACACTTTTTCCCATAGAGCAGACCATGAAATATCAGGATGCTCGTTTTCAATAGCCCAGAAAGCCAACGTGCTGTTCTGTTCTATTAACATCGCGTTTGAACGTGGGGCATAAGCGATATAATCCACTTGCCCATCCGCTACTTTATCGGTTAACGCATTTCGATGTGCCGTCGTATTATAAAGACGCAATGTGCCGTCGTTATTAATCGCAGCAAAGCCTTTACGGCGTTGCTCGATAGCAAT from Neptunomonas phycophila harbors:
- a CDS encoding ABC transporter permease subunit; its protein translation is MSIENTTSPPQISFDTPAQLRLRKLRKLKDKMAGVGIAFGGISVILAILLIFFYLLYEVAPLFQSAHMEKWQHNGQTVENYASPGEGKTLYLAMEEQAEIGLRITATHAYFFNTLNGDIINESALPVPEGVDVVSTAVISEPQRLFALGLSNGSALIIKHDYRSTYPDGVRVITPSLEYPLGEEPLSVSDRPLALLGIAYSGDSWNIIGGDDKGLSQVSVAVEENMMTGEVELESESSTLPAFNIGARKLLLLPDNRWLMIAGKNKIAVVDLQADGGPQTVQVAEATKGEITTFKMLLGGNALLVGDNQGHISQWFLVRDEATDWILTKIRSFESGSAAIDDIAIEQRRKGFAAINNDGTLRLYNTTAHRNALTDKVADGQVDYIAYAPRSNAMLIEQNSTLAFWAIENEHPDISWSALWEKVWYEGYEEPDYVWQSSAANNDFEPKYSLMPLAFGTLKAAFYAMLLGTPLAICGAIYTAYFMVPAMRRKVKPFIELMEALPTVILGFLAGLWLAPFMELHLAGIFVILILVPISIVLFGFIWAQVPDRIRFLIPEGWDAALLVPVIILTVMLSLSISVPVEELLFGGDLRLWISNEAGIPFDQRNALVVGIAMGFAVIPTIFSITEDAIFAVPKHLSYGSLALGATPWQTLTRVILPTASPGIFSALMIGMGRAVGETMIVLMATGNTPIMDMNIFEGMRTLAANIAVEMPESEVGSTHFRILFLAAFVLFLFTFMVNTLAELVRQRLRKKYGSL